GACGAACTGAATCCTACCAGGTTCACTGCGATACTTTTCTCCCAGTTCTTTTCATCAATAATCCCTGCATTGTTGCACATAATGTCAAAGCACCCAAACCTTTCTATAGCTTTCTGAAACGCACCTGTAAAGAAAAGGAATTCTTCAGCATCTTTTACTTTTGTCAacagattatttaataatttctaGACAATAAAAGATTTGAAGAGTTTTTTAAAGACCTGCAAACTGCTCCTGTGATGACACATCGGCAATGTAAAATTCAGTCCTGTCTGGGCCGTATTCATTGTCAAGTGTGGCTTTCAGTTCACTTCCCAGTGATTCATTCATGTCGACGATAGCCacctgtattaaaaaaaaaaaacatttaaaaatgttgctgTATGGAAAACATTAGATTAGCTCTATTcagattataaacatttatttagcatTGTGGCTGGACCTACGGAGGCAAACTAATTTTATTgctaaaaaagcatttttagtAATTCACCTTTGCACCATTTTTCAGGAGTATTTCAACAAAGCTTCTGCCCAAACCCTGAGCTCCTCCTGTCACTACGGCCACTTTATCTTTTAAATCCATCACACctgcaaacaaaacacacatcagTATCTGCATTCAAAAGGAACACAATGCCACAAAACtacaataaatgaatattttcaaCTCTTTAAAATCTCATCAACCCCCACAACTTCACAAGTATAACTGTACCTGGACAACCCCAAATACGTTCAGCTCGAGCAGCACAGATGAGAGTCAGGAGTAACTAACTTGCTGAAAACCTCCTTCTCATATAGGAGATCTTCCGTGCATGATGCAATAgtaaaatatgaatttgttttgtgctttccatctattttgtttgttaagtacAGTATGTCTTTACACTGTCACCCAATGTCAGATGATTGAAATGTCTAATGAATCTGTTTTACATGAAGGTCTGCAAACTCAGCTCTTTCACAACATTCACAGCAGTGGCTTTATCAACAGTTATATCTCCAGGCCCACACATTTTACATAAATAGTTTGCTTTGGGGCGTCTTTGAACAGTTTAAGCATTTAAAAGTTGACGTTTTAAATGTCTGtaaatgtctgcatttacaggTCATTGGACATCAAGGTTTATATAAACTTATATTATCGAGACCATGCAGGAGACAGCATATCAGGGTCACTGGTCAAACTAGGACAATATAAGTAtttgtgcgagtgtgtgtgtgtgcaaatctctctttttttctaaCAACATTCAATACTAACAAATGAGTTACAAAAGAACATGTTAAATAACTgctataatataataacataataatgcaatgcaatacAATGCAAAGCagaaatgatttgttttaaaacccaactaaaataaacaataaacatgttCATGAATAACGCCTCTAAATTGTCACGAAATGcggagtggaagaacccagatgcaggcaagaGATATAACAAAGGTAtttattcaaacaaacaaaacaagtgaaaCAAAATCCCACAAGGGGGAAAACAGGCAAAGatgcaaaaaaacacacaaaataaacacctcccacgtgggggaataaAACGGAGGGACCGAGTAACAAAAGACTAGGATCTGACTTACTTTAAACCAAGGACACATAGACAACGTGTTTGACAACAAACCGACcacagacagagaacaaaggggcattatatacgggaacactaacgagggacAATTACACCAGAgacgtgacgggcaggtgacagagaTCACACACAACGGGCATAATTACGGGAGACAGGAGGGCGGGGCTGAACGACATGACAGGAGAACACGCAGCACAAAGTAAACAACAATGGCCACGTgtcctccacacataacaaaacaagcacaaaagacatggcaccGTCACAACTCCGTCCACAGACCAGAAACCTCATGATAGGAAGGACAGAGTTGTGACATAAATgactttattaataatacatcgCATTCTATAAAATCGAAAATTTGAATTATCATTACCAATATCTTTATCAGAATTATCTAcgtttatataattataataaaatcactTATATAATGATGTCCTATTATTATGAATGACATCTACTATTATTATGAATGATGTCTCAGATGATGAAGATCTTGCCATATTATTACTGTACCTGTGTCCTCCCTCAAGTGTTACTTCTATATTTATCTTGCTTAGCCATTTTTGTCTGTATGTATCACgggtatgattttttttcactaataaaaatttttaattatacattgcaattttttctttttttttaaataacatataaccaggggtgcacataagtttttctatctggttctcaagagagcacctggagattcggttttgtgctcacattgcacatagtgtgacaaattatatttacccattaaaaataaaattaaaaaattagttactttttaatgaacaataaacaaaataataaagtgggataatactatatttatattactttaaagtacacttaaaatacaatgataatatatttcttcttgtttttctttttacattagtaaatattaattttcaacaccaattttgaaacctaaaacgacaacctttttggtttttggcaggttgctgggaagtgcacttgCGAACGCACATGGAGACTTGTGGTGCGGAGCTGGGATCGAGTATAGCATcgagaaacacaagctgcgtgcaagtgtcaagtttaaacagcttgtcctCTTAGAAagtttaatttgtaatttgtatgCAGTAAACCATTGGAGCCTATATGACACCTAGTGGCAGTTGTTGGTGTTGCGATTCAAATTATCCCAGAAACCACATTTTTTGTGATATCAGCTTGAAATTTGACACAAAACTTGTTTAGAAGTATTTCTTTAATTTTCTGGTGTTTTTTTTGACTGAACCATTTTTTAAGATTGTTtagtcaaataaaacaatgtttattgattattttattattattaatgtacaattaaactgctataactattttttttatttcatttttcaacttcagacacttttaaaataaagtgtagaATCTCTTCTTTAAAACAAGACCAAGATTAGGTCTCTAGACAAAAGCATTCCAGAGTTACACTGATTTAAAAGTTGAAATCACTTTTTAGCCAAATCCTCAAAAAAGTGTATCGACAGTTAACGGGTTAAGGGGttaagagaagcggtgttttggtagacgcgcagcgcagcgcagcgcagttccagacattcacagaggctgcgcgcgccgcgtgcttctctagtaacgaaagcagaaccaacaaaggcggagctaccaatactccgtttttcatcatttacacccaggtcccgtttaACACCGGGAACAAACGACATATCAGTAGTTTTagcagcattcagtacaaacggaaatcttatccagtattacatttagtcggtctaaaacagtgattgtgcatcaaaaggtttcaaccatgtcagtacgcaaatgagcgttctaaacttgtttacagagcgcatttttattttggtcgcgcatgcgcacttgCGCACCACTTATGCGCATCCCTGTATATAACGGTGGAgtgaatttctttctttctacgGTCTTTTGTGAGCCAGTCGACTCGTCTGACCAATCACGTCTTGCGCTCGGGTTTGACGTATATATGAAAAATGGCGGCTACCCGCAGCAGTGAGATTGGCGACTTGGTTCAAATAAAGAAACAACTTATTTCCATTATAGCACAATGCAAGGAAAGAGGACTCGTCCACAGCGTGAAAtggtaaacaaatatatttcttatttttgtgtttaacgCCAGCGTTACAGGAACACTTTTATATTGCAGTGTTTTCTTGGGTGACCGCTCGCTAGCATGGCAGCTTAGTGAGCTAACAACATGAAGTAAGGGTAGACACCTAACGTTAATGCTTTAAACACTAGACGGGTCGCTCACAAGAGATAATGAACCAGATGTAAAAATGAAGGGCGCAAGACTGCAAGTACAAAGTAGCATACAGAAAGTCACTGCTTATAATCCACATCCAATGCTGAATGCATGTGAAATAACTTGACTGTAGCTTCCatttcattcatatgtatttcTCTTTAGTGGATTAAAAAGAGTTTTGACCTTTTGTGTCACAGGGCGTCCGAGCTGGCGTTTTCTCTGGCTCCTCTTCCTCTGAATGAGATCGCCCCACAACCTGAGCTAACCGAGGTCAGTCTAAAGCTCTTCAACCCTCTTTGTATGGCTGCTTAAAGTTCAGTGATGTTTCATTCTTTTGTGGGACTCTTATTGGCATTATCCTCTAAACAATCATTGTCTACCACAGTGCATGTGACCGAATGATTTTATTCCATCTCCCAGGAGGATGCCCAGGATTTGGATGCTCTTTGTTTGGCCAAGTCATATTTTGACCTGAAGGAATACGATCGAGCTGCATATTTCCTCCGTGGCTGCCGGAGTCAGAAGGCATATTTTCTGTATATGTATTCACGATATCTGGTGAGAGCCAAATGtcttttttgctttgttttatatgaaggtatgtggaaaatagaATAAATGTATATCCTGTTGTTTGTCCTCTTAGTCGGGTGAAAAGAAGAAAGATGACGAAACGGTCGACAGTCTTGGTAAGAGAGAAGCTTTAGATCTTTTTACACGGTGTTTCCAACACAGGTGGTGTCTGACGCCTCGGAAACAAGCGTGTATCTGGTTGCAGGTCCTTTGGAAAAGGGTCAGGTCCGAAACGAAGCCCTGAGAGAGCTGCGGGTGGAGTTGAGCAAAAAACACAGTGCAGGCGAGCTGGATGGATTTGCACTTTATCTGTAGGTATCATTTAGAGAAGCGATTCTTAAATGGTACTTTACGACTCTGAAATAGGaagaaatataatatttaattcaAATGGAAACTGTCTTTGTAAACTATGAAACTATCTTTACAATTGTGCTTGGCTAGAGAtgtcaaataaatgcatttatcatCTTAAAAGAAAGGGGAAACAACTTATGAGACTATTGAAACCATTTTAACGTttatttaaacgttttttttgtgtgtactcTCTTGGGTAACGACCTGACGTTTAACGTTACATCATTCCAGAAACAAatcagtaataaaaaaaatgttacagattCACTTGGAATTCTGGTAGTGTTTGTAAAATACCTTTTGTTAATGTGGGCTTTTTATTTCTCACCAGCTATGGGGTAGTCCTTCGGAAACTAGATTTGCTAAAGGAAGCGGTGGAGATCTTCGTAGCCGCCACACACGCCCTCCCTCTGCACTGGGGATCATGGCTGGAGCTGTGCAATCTCATCACCAACATTGAAATGGTACGTCTTTATCAATCCCATCATGCACATTGCACACTAATGGAGACACATTTTCATCATCTCCTCTGTCTTTCTCAGCTCAAGTCTTTGTCTCTGCCGGACTGTTGGGTAAGGGATTTCTTCATGGCACACATGTACACAGAACTTCAGATGATCAAAGAGGCGCTCCAGAAATATCAGAGTCTAATGGAAGCTGGGTTTGCCAAGAGCACCTACATCATTTCCCAGATCGCCGTGGCTTACCACAACATACGAGGTGCATCTATGGTGACGGAAAAACTTCCATATTAAGCTTGAGCTGTACGATACACGTTTTTATGCTCACGATATTTTTTGGTGTATCCTCCTCAGATATAGATCAAGCGTTATATCTGTTTAATGAACTGCGGGAACAGGATCCATTCCGCATCGAGAACATGGACACTTTCTCCAACCTGCTCTATGTTAGGGTGAGATCGCCGAATGAGTTTGTGTACGCGTACGTGCTTGGAAATAGTGTTGTGGATGACTGGAAActgctttttattcaaaaatCTGTTGTTTTCCTTCAGAGTATGAAGCCCGAGCTCAGCTACTTGGCACATAATCTGGTGGAGATAGATAAATATAGAGTAGAGACGTGCTGCGTTATAGGTGAGTGTTTGACCCTGACGCACAcattaacacttgacataaacacTTCTAATTTCATTTGCTTTCCACAGGGAACTACTACAGCCTGCGCTCTCAACATGAGAAAGCCGCTCTGTATTTTCAGCGAGCGCTGAAGCTGAATCCACGCTGTCTGGGCGCCTGGACTCTCATGGGTCACGAGTATATGGAGATGAAAAACACATCCGCTGCCATTCAGGCCTACAGGTACATCATGTTCTACGTGCACGCTTGATGTGTCTCTAAACTGTCCTTATCAATGCATGACCTCTATGTGTCTTTAGACACGCGATTGAAGTGAACAAAAGGGACTACCGTGCCTGGTACGGACTCGGACAGACCTACGAGATCCTAAAAATGCCTTTCTACTCGCTTTATTACTACAGGAAAGCCCATCAGCTCAGGTGAGCACAGCATTGTGTGAACTGgtctttctgtgttttaattttgctttgagtatacaatgtttttttgtgttcaggccGAATGACTCCCGAATGCTTGTAGCTCTTGGTGAATGTTATGAAAAGCTATCTCAACAGGTTGAGGCTAAGAAGGTAAGTGATGATTCCGTACTCTCTATATAGATTGTCATGTaaacacttttgttttaatGAAGCTTTGATTTTCTccatcattttgtttttgtgggCGCAGTGTTACTGGAGAGCGTATTCTGTTGGGGACGTGGAAAGAATGGCTCTTTTAAAGCTGGCAAAGTGAGTTGTTTCCTTATGTCATGGGTAGAAATGTGTTCGTGTGAATACtgataattgttttaattttgtgGTGATctcttgtttgcttgtttttaggCTTCATGAGCAACTGAATGAATCTGATGATGCTGCACAGTGCTACATAATATACATTCAGGATATTTTCTCGTGTGGTGTAAGTCTTCTTGGAGTAGATTATGCataactcacacacacacattttcttttgGAATACTAAAATTTTTAAAGACAATTAAAAAGGGTGTTAGGTTTTTTTTGTACTATAAAAAGGGAACTGGTATATAACTGGCCTCGGTTATACTAGAAGAAAAGAAACATTGTTTAACCCTTGTGTGGCGTTTGGGTCCGTGAAcccatattatatatttttcaattttttcatAACTGTGAGTCaacacatttactttcctgGGATAAAGTAAAGTGCTGTTAAGTATTTTTGCTTAAATATATTAAAGTATCGTTTAAATTAACATGCACGATTAgagcatatattttttaaagaaggTGAACGgtcgttttcattttaatattaaaataatttgatcacaataaaaataaaggtaccTATCGTATGAATGCGTTGTGATGGTTATAAATcctgaatgtgttttgtgtgatcACAGGAGCAGTTGGTGCATGCTGAAGTGAGCACCGCTCTGAGATATCTCGGGCAATACTACTTCAAGAACAAACTCTATGATGAGGCGTCTCTTTGCGCTCAGCGCTGCTGTGACTACAATGACGTATGTTTCCTTAGATCTCTCTCTGATGTAATCGACACTGAAGCTTTTTTAACAGGCTTCCAGTTGATTAGAACAATGCTGAGATCATGTCAAATTTGTTGTCTTTTCTCAGGCCCGTGAGGAAGGCAAGGCTTTGTTGCGACAGATCTCCGCCGTGCGAGAACAAGGAGAGCCTTCTACAGACCTGACCTTACCCTGCGTCTTCAACCCGCTGTCTAACAACACAACTCCAGTCAGGAGAGTTTCTCCATTAGATTTATCTTCTGTTACACCGTAGCCCGTGTACATCATTTTTCCCACTTTGATGCCATTGCCAATACTGTACAATTGAATatattggaagtttttttatcaTCAATAAATTTGGGTGTTCAGATATGAAAAAGTTCTTCAAAGAACACATTGTAAATAACTTTGTATAGACAGACACCATGTTCATTACACCAAATAAATTCAAACCGAACAAAGACTTCCGAGACAAAGCATTGAACTCGTTTAATTGCAAATATCACACAAGTAGTATGGGTTTGATAATGCTATCGAGAGAGAGACGGACATTCAAAAGTGACAAACCATCAGACACAAACAAGTTCAACCTTGCAAATGTGCAAAAGAGCAGCCAAAACAATAATGTAGTGCTCTAACCTATATCAGACAAACATGCATGTTTATTTGGCAACTGGCAAAGAAATACTGAACTATTAGTTAACTTCCAGAATTACACTTtggaaaaataaagcaaaacattgtATATAGTGTGTATACATATTAGAGATACACATGGAACTCCTATTACCTCAATTTGTATGTGCCGTTGATTCTGGTTTGCATAATACATATAAAAGATGTGAGAACACTCAAATGAGCTATACATTAACATTCAAATCACATCCAGATTACAGTAGTGTGCTACCGTAACATTCTGCTTTTACAGTAAAACAgtcaaaaatgcaaatgatcAAAGCCATAAGAAATTGTAAAACTAGGCCCTTACAAGACCAGCAGAATCATTCTTATCTAAATAAATCCCACTTATGAGAGAACAAAGCCACCTGATTATATTATAATGCTTAAAAAAAAAGCTTAAATGTGTAcattaaaaagcaaaacaaatcgATCTTCAGACCAGATTAATATTTAACCCTGCGCTGGACGGGAGTGGACGGAGGTGAGGGCTGTCGCGAGCGCAGTATGCGTGTGTAAGGCGTGGTGACCTCTGCCCGCTGACGAGTCTGTCTCACGGGGGTCTTGGAAGGAGTGCGTGAGGGAAACAGGGAGCGGAAGAAGGGTCGTTTCTCTGGAGGTTGGTTCTCAGCGTAAACTGCCGCCACTGCTGCTCCGCATCCTCTCTTCTTGCAGGAGCCGGGTGTCACGGGGGGCTGGGGCGGCAGCGTGCCCTTCAGCTGCGCCAGTGTCTCATCTTTCCTGCGCAGGTCTGCTTTAACCAGCTGCAGGCTGGTGTGCAGCTCCACCAACATTTGGTCCTGGCCGACAGAGAGACGGGAAGGAAAGGGGGGGCAGAAAGGGTTAGAGAGGCCAGAGGGTAAAAAGTGAGGCTGGAAGGTGGAGTTATTCGAGCAGCGTGGGTGTTTCAATTCATTCACAGATTAGATTATATGAGAACATCACCAAGAGGAGAAATTAGAACGAGAAACAGCATTTCTGAAGCATGCGAATCAGTAAGCTCCGAATCATTTCCATGttattgtgtgcattttgttcTTGGCATGAATTTTCACAATCTAAACCAGGGTAACGGGGTTAAAGAGAGaatacagaaagaaagaaaaacagtagAGGTTGGTGCAGTAGAGACTACGAAGCATTTAAGATCAATTAAAATTGCTGGctaatgtaaaatgtttagATTATAAGGGTACATTAGGCTAGAAATTACTGAAAATGCGACAATCCTTGAACATTAACTGCGTGTGGCATTTACATGTTACCTGTTTGGCAAGTTTACTGTCTGCAGATGCGAGCGCGTGACGCAGCTTCTCGCCGTCTGTGTTGCGGCAGCACGCTCTCTCTCCGGACTGCAGTTTAACACCCAACATCTGTAACTCCATCCTCAACTGCTTCAGGTTCTGAacgcaaaacacacacagtccATCATATATTCTACGTGTTTCTTCTCAACAGACTTATTTCAACTTCTCATGAGTAGAAAAGCAAGGCTATGACAATTGAGATACACATTACCGGTCAAAAGTGTAGGATCAATCTTTATTCATATCTTTCAACAGTTTAGAATAATATTAAACCCATCAAAACCATGACATTTCACAAATGTAgctgtgggaattatgttgtaacaaagcatccaaaataaattaactccatgttatattttagcatctttaatTCTTGACTAGTATCATACACTTCGCATTTTATCATCCAGCTCTCaacctgggaagctttttatacaGTGCTGAAGGAATTTCCATCTATGCTTGGACTCTTATTGACTGCTTTTTATTATATACAGAgctgggtaagttactctgaaaaagtaattaattactagttattattaattacatattcaatagtgtaattagattattgtacaaattactctccaaaaagtattgaattactaattactttctatatcctacatcaaccttgattagttaagtgattcaaggatagacatgaaacggctcttttaattcactcaaataaataatttaaaacttaCATTAAGTGCACAGCAAAATCGTCAGTGTTTAAAAAGGTCAAAcgaactctcacagtgtatatatataatagacactttgagagtgtggattatacatacactggcgattttactgtgtagtactattaactgaccaaagtattacaaatgtgagaattatacattaaagcacggatcgTAAAGTTAGAATTTGAAtgtccactattgcacacagtAGTTAGTTTAATTACTTAAGAAGtaactgtatttaaattacagaaaaacaagagtaatcccttactctatgttttcaagtgaaaagtaattaaattacagtagcTAATTACACccaacaaatatatatatatatatacagtatatatacagtcatGACCAAAATTGTTGGCACCCCTGaaatttttccagaaaatcaagtatttctcacagaaaagtattgcattaacacgttttgctatacacatgtttattccctttgtgtgtattggaacaaaacaaaaaaaaggaggAAAAAGGCAAATTTGTCATAATGTCAcacaaaactgcaaaaatgggctggacaaaattattggcaccctttcAAAATTGTGGATAAATAAGATTGTTTCAAGCATGTGATGCTCCTTTAAACTCACCTGGGGCAAGTAACAGGTGTGGGCAATATAAAAATCACACCTGAAAGCAGATAAAAAGGAGAGAAGTTGACTTAGTCTTtgcattgtgtgtctgt
The Triplophysa rosa linkage group LG19, Trosa_1v2, whole genome shotgun sequence genome window above contains:
- the cdc23 gene encoding cell division cycle protein 23 homolog → MAATRSSEIGDLVQIKKQLISIIAQCKERGLVHSVKWASELAFSLAPLPLNEIAPQPELTEEDAQDLDALCLAKSYFDLKEYDRAAYFLRGCRSQKAYFLYMYSRYLSGEKKKDDETVDSLGPLEKGQVRNEALRELRVELSKKHSAGELDGFALYLYGVVLRKLDLLKEAVEIFVAATHALPLHWGSWLELCNLITNIEMLKSLSLPDCWVRDFFMAHMYTELQMIKEALQKYQSLMEAGFAKSTYIISQIAVAYHNIRDIDQALYLFNELREQDPFRIENMDTFSNLLYVRSMKPELSYLAHNLVEIDKYRVETCCVIGNYYSLRSQHEKAALYFQRALKLNPRCLGAWTLMGHEYMEMKNTSAAIQAYRHAIEVNKRDYRAWYGLGQTYEILKMPFYSLYYYRKAHQLRPNDSRMLVALGECYEKLSQQVEAKKCYWRAYSVGDVERMALLKLAKLHEQLNESDDAAQCYIIYIQDIFSCGEQLVHAEVSTALRYLGQYYFKNKLYDEASLCAQRCCDYNDAREEGKALLRQISAVREQGEPSTDLTLPCVFNPLSNNTTPVRRVSPLDLSSVTP